The proteins below are encoded in one region of Chitinophagales bacterium:
- a CDS encoding T9SS type A sorting domain-containing protein, producing MKTFLPNSILILALSAIFLLSESFGQFAKAQIVYSNVNPDSIITGTYNLDLNNDGINDFTITWTSSTKTVSCGTCGSATGTTHILSIQPLSNNQVGSNVGSSALDLGTLIDSKSLSWSSQKDTMGQYSVTALCSFGKCFAAGILTGDWGSGNTDKYLGLKVKVNSSTYYGWASLRVDIVAGYFFIMDYAYNAVPKQSILTGQTCPPQAAITANGSTTFCKGGSVVLSSANTGTGLSYQWQKGKKNISGATTSSYTAHKAGSYKVIVSDDFNLCSATSSKIKVTVDCRLTDPVETVAQSKSLKIYPNPFSNSTTISFTLAQSENVSLKIYDVTGRLVTTLVNEIMDEGAHQLQWNAIDVNGNTVSDGIYFLKMQTADQSETIQLSVMK from the coding sequence ATGAAAACATTTTTACCGAATAGCATTTTGATTCTTGCTCTCAGCGCAATTTTTCTCCTGTCGGAGTCCTTCGGACAGTTTGCAAAAGCACAAATTGTTTACAGCAATGTAAATCCTGATTCAATTATAACCGGAACTTACAATCTCGATTTGAACAACGATGGCATTAATGATTTCACAATTACATGGACCTCAAGCACAAAAACAGTCTCTTGCGGTACTTGTGGCAGTGCAACAGGAACAACTCATATCCTGTCAATTCAGCCGCTTTCAAACAATCAAGTCGGCTCTAACGTTGGTAGTTCCGCACTTGACTTGGGCACATTAATAGATTCAAAGTCACTGTCGTGGTCGAGCCAGAAGGACACGATGGGTCAATACTCTGTAACAGCACTTTGCTCCTTTGGTAAGTGCTTTGCTGCCGGCATTTTAACTGGGGATTGGGGTTCAGGTAACACGGATAAGTATTTAGGTCTGAAAGTTAAGGTCAACTCTTCAACATATTATGGTTGGGCAAGTTTGAGGGTTGATATCGTTGCTGGATATTTCTTTATTATGGATTATGCTTACAACGCTGTTCCGAAACAATCGATTCTCACCGGACAAACCTGTCCGCCACAAGCTGCTATCACTGCAAATGGTTCTACTACTTTTTGTAAGGGTGGAAGTGTTGTTCTTTCTTCTGCTAATACGGGAACCGGCCTATCGTATCAATGGCAAAAGGGAAAGAAAAATATTTCAGGAGCTACAACATCATCTTACACTGCACACAAAGCCGGCAGCTACAAAGTAATTGTGAGTGATGATTTCAATCTTTGCTCAGCTACTTCATCAAAAATAAAAGTAACCGTTGATTGCCGCTTAACGGACCCTGTTGAAACAGTTGCTCAAAGCAAATCACTGAAAATTTATCCGAATCCATTTTCAAATTCAACTACCATTTCATTTACACTTGCTCAATCAGAAAACGTCTCGCTGAAAATTTATGACGTAACGGGAAGATTAGTAACAACACTTGTTAATGAAATAATGGATGAAGGTGCTCATCAATTGCAATGGAATGCAATCGATGTAAATGGGAACACAGTAAGTGATGGAATTTATTTTTTGAAAATGCAAACAGCGGATCAAAGCGAAACGATCCAATTAAGTGTGATGAAATAA
- a CDS encoding rSAM-modified peptide has product MKKQIKKLQLNKMSISNLTSSEMNRQVGGTVLSETP; this is encoded by the coding sequence ATGAAAAAGCAAATCAAAAAATTGCAGCTTAACAAAATGTCCATATCCAATCTTACTTCATCGGAAATGAATCGACAGGTTGGAGGAACAGTACTTTCAGAAACTCCTTAA
- a CDS encoding T9SS type A sorting domain-containing protein, protein MKTQKFLLNSILFITLSCCFQFADAQATCLTKQRTLGGSGYDESDNMIKVSDGYVLCGITNSTDGDFNVPPGNGSDAFLVKYSLSGAIIWKHTYGGTAEDEFFSVLETDDGGFIAKGYTYSNDGDISGNHGGQDVLVIKVDASGTIQWQKCYGGSGDDNGSGGAILQNSVGGYIFSAFTNSTDGEVTNNHGDYDAWIVKISSVGKIFSQHTYGGSAYDDASGLALVSGGYIFSGTTLSSDGDVSHNHGGQDSWVVKLDKNGNIQWSESLGGSGDEFQNALARTQDGNIVIANGSNSDDGDVTGNNGLFVAWIVKINSGTGSIIWNKSFTGNPEVTAYGIFATSDEGVVALGTTGTSYVNPTLDAIAIKMDLNGAKQWQTIFGGSDEDDALSGVEIGNGKLIIDCVTASTDGDVENNHGDYDTWLVKFAPCVEMKKSKNDVTLITALNNSPNPFTQSTTISFSLPQSENVSLKIFDVDGRLIRTLAQDAMSGGTYTFTWDARDENGDAVSAGIYLLKIQSQDFSQTEKLMVVK, encoded by the coding sequence ATGAAAACACAAAAATTTTTACTCAACAGCATTTTGTTTATCACGCTAAGTTGCTGCTTCCAATTTGCAGATGCACAAGCAACTTGCCTCACTAAACAGAGAACACTCGGTGGCAGCGGCTATGATGAATCTGATAACATGATTAAAGTGTCTGATGGTTACGTTCTTTGCGGGATTACCAATTCTACCGATGGTGATTTTAATGTTCCGCCTGGCAATGGTTCTGATGCCTTTCTTGTTAAATACAGCTTATCGGGGGCAATCATATGGAAACATACGTATGGAGGAACTGCCGAAGATGAATTTTTCAGTGTGCTGGAAACTGACGACGGTGGCTTTATTGCTAAAGGGTATACCTATAGCAACGATGGAGATATCAGCGGCAATCACGGGGGCCAGGATGTCCTGGTTATTAAGGTAGATGCTTCAGGTACCATACAATGGCAGAAATGCTACGGTGGCAGCGGAGATGATAACGGTTCCGGAGGAGCTATCCTTCAAAATTCAGTGGGCGGGTATATTTTTTCTGCATTCACTAACTCCACTGATGGCGAAGTCACGAACAATCATGGTGATTACGATGCATGGATTGTGAAAATTTCATCCGTTGGAAAAATTTTCTCGCAGCACACTTATGGTGGCAGCGCCTATGATGATGCTTCCGGCTTGGCACTTGTTAGCGGAGGCTATATCTTCTCCGGTACTACATTAAGCAGTGATGGTGATGTAAGCCATAACCATGGCGGGCAGGATTCATGGGTAGTGAAACTGGATAAGAACGGGAATATTCAATGGTCTGAATCGCTGGGCGGTTCAGGTGATGAATTTCAAAATGCATTAGCACGGACTCAGGATGGAAATATAGTGATTGCCAATGGAAGCAATTCTGATGATGGCGACGTAACCGGAAACAATGGTTTATTCGTTGCCTGGATAGTGAAAATTAATTCCGGTACCGGCAGTATTATCTGGAATAAAAGTTTTACGGGAAATCCAGAGGTAACGGCATACGGAATATTTGCAACTTCTGACGAAGGCGTAGTAGCATTAGGGACTACCGGAACGTCCTATGTAAATCCAACTCTCGATGCTATAGCTATTAAAATGGATCTTAATGGAGCCAAGCAATGGCAAACCATCTTTGGCGGCAGTGATGAGGACGATGCACTTTCAGGCGTTGAAATTGGGAATGGTAAACTGATTATTGACTGCGTGACAGCTTCCACAGACGGTGATGTAGAAAATAACCATGGTGATTATGATACCTGGCTGGTAAAATTTGCGCCGTGTGTTGAAATGAAAAAGAGCAAAAACGACGTCACGTTAATAACCGCACTGAATAATTCACCGAACCCATTCACCCAATCAACTACTATTTCATTTTCTCTTCCGCAATCAGAAAATGTTTCGCTGAAAATTTTTGATGTGGACGGAAGATTAATTCGCACACTTGCGCAAGATGCAATGAGCGGGGGCACATATACTTTCACCTGGGATGCGCGTGATGAAAACGGAGATGCGGTGAGCGCAGGGATATACCTCCTAAAAATTCAATCACAAGATTTTTCACAGACAGAAAAGTTGATGGTGGTGAAATAA
- a CDS encoding response regulator transcription factor codes for MDINVTIFEDNDSLREGLFQLINGSIGYKCVGAYPDCDHIIRRIENHFPDVVLMDIELPGISGIEAVKILKEKYPVLKILMQTIFEEDNNIFNSICAGASGYILKNTPPARILESIREIYEGGSPMTPSIANKVLQMVQSRSPVFDSKSFQLTDREKEVLTCLVKGMSYKLIADACFISVDTVRGHIKNIYEKLQVHSKSEAVAKAIRGKIV; via the coding sequence GTGGATATCAACGTTACCATATTTGAAGACAATGACAGCTTGCGTGAGGGATTATTTCAACTGATCAATGGTTCTATAGGATACAAATGTGTTGGCGCTTACCCTGATTGTGATCATATAATAAGAAGAATCGAAAATCATTTTCCGGACGTGGTTTTGATGGACATCGAGCTGCCGGGTATTTCGGGTATCGAAGCCGTGAAAATTCTGAAGGAAAAATACCCGGTTTTAAAAATTTTAATGCAGACAATTTTTGAGGAAGACAACAATATTTTTAATTCTATTTGTGCAGGCGCGTCCGGATATATTTTAAAAAATACCCCACCAGCACGTATTCTTGAATCTATTCGTGAAATTTATGAAGGCGGTTCCCCTATGACGCCCTCTATTGCCAATAAAGTGCTTCAGATGGTGCAAAGCAGGTCACCGGTATTTGATTCGAAATCTTTCCAGCTGACAGATCGCGAGAAGGAGGTGCTTACCTGCCTGGTAAAAGGCATGAGCTATAAACTGATTGCCGATGCTTGTTTTATCAGCGTGGACACAGTGCGCGGGCACATCAAGAATATCTATGAGAAACTGCAGGTGCATTCGAAAAGTGAAGCGGTGGCGAAGGCAATAAGAGGGAAGATTGTGTGA
- a CDS encoding T9SS type A sorting domain-containing protein: MTTKTILFNCILIIALSFFFQIVRGQIVYTNVTPDFKLSATGIYPLDLNNDGTVDFNFNLAKATGCNGTNFSVSLGDTLNEVVDSIGETGEGVKKLELNVIDSTLFWTDGSDLYSRSCFTHQFGCQCPPPIGFWSQSTSYAALRLNWKGYYYYGWVKIKVADPFSITLFDYAYNSIPNQSILAGDTGAVITDIHQIKIFSSIAVSPNTFQHVTRISFSTSVSEKTSILIYDLTGRIVKILADEVINTGTHELQWDATDQNGNDVGNGIYLLKLQTANKSETICLNLMR; encoded by the coding sequence ATGACAACAAAAACTATTTTATTCAACTGCATTTTGATTATTGCACTCAGTTTCTTTTTTCAAATAGTAAGAGGGCAGATCGTGTATACTAATGTGACGCCTGATTTTAAATTGAGTGCAACCGGAATTTATCCCTTGGATTTAAATAATGATGGAACAGTAGATTTTAACTTCAACTTAGCAAAAGCTACAGGTTGTAATGGTACAAACTTCAGTGTATCACTTGGAGATACACTAAATGAAGTGGTAGATTCAATAGGGGAAACAGGCGAAGGTGTAAAAAAACTTGAATTGAATGTAATAGATAGCACCTTATTTTGGACAGATGGTAGCGACTTGTATTCACGTAGTTGTTTTACGCACCAGTTCGGCTGTCAATGCCCTCCTCCGATTGGCTTCTGGAGTCAAAGCACTTCCTATGCTGCACTACGCCTTAATTGGAAAGGTTATTATTATTATGGCTGGGTAAAAATAAAAGTTGCTGATCCGTTCAGTATTACACTTTTCGATTATGCCTATAACAGTATTCCGAATCAGTCCATTCTTGCAGGAGATACAGGCGCGGTTATAACAGATATTCATCAAATTAAAATCTTCTCTTCCATTGCTGTTTCACCCAATACCTTTCAGCATGTAACCCGTATTTCATTTTCAACATCTGTATCAGAGAAAACATCAATCCTCATTTATGATTTAACCGGAAGGATTGTGAAAATTCTGGCTGATGAAGTTATAAACACAGGTACACATGAGCTGCAATGGGATGCAACTGATCAAAACGGAAATGATGTAGGTAACGGAATTTATTTGCTGAAGCTACAAACAGCAAATAAAAGTGAAACTATTTGTTTGAATCTGATGAGATAG
- a CDS encoding T9SS type A sorting domain-containing protein, which produces MKPSTRLCNYILIIALCSIFLQLELLSQFAKAQIIYTDVNPDQSYYAGSYNLDLNNDGIADFLIAQDGILCPKISLVSLNLNPLNSEKTKLNLNQVIDSNLTWTSITHLNLEKEIHNRATGLCGPPNGAWGTSSDGYLALKFKIGSQYFYGWARLNIVISIGKFTIYDYAYNSIPNQFILAGDTGSIATNIHYIKNFTSLIVSPNGFKHITRISFSLPQTEKTSIIIYDVTGRIIKILANETMSAGIHQIQWNAIDENGNEASDGIYFLKMQTVNESETIRLSVMK; this is translated from the coding sequence ATGAAACCTTCAACGCGATTATGCAATTATATTTTGATTATTGCACTGTGCTCCATTTTTCTCCAATTGGAGTTACTCAGCCAATTTGCAAAAGCGCAAATTATTTATACAGATGTAAACCCTGATCAATCATATTATGCTGGCTCTTACAATTTGGATTTAAACAATGATGGAATCGCGGATTTTCTGATTGCTCAAGATGGAATACTTTGTCCTAAAATAAGTCTGGTTTCGCTCAATTTAAATCCGCTTAATTCAGAAAAAACAAAGTTGAATCTTAATCAGGTAATTGATAGCAACCTTACATGGACATCAATTACACATCTGAATCTGGAGAAAGAAATCCATAACCGAGCCACTGGTCTTTGTGGACCACCAAACGGCGCCTGGGGTACATCGTCTGATGGTTATCTGGCATTGAAATTTAAAATTGGAAGTCAATATTTTTACGGGTGGGCACGATTGAATATAGTTATCAGTATTGGCAAATTCACTATTTATGATTACGCCTACAACAGCATTCCCAATCAATTCATTCTTGCCGGAGATACCGGATCAATTGCAACCAACATACATTATATAAAAAATTTCACTTCCCTTATTGTTTCACCAAATGGATTTAAGCATATAACCCGCATTTCCTTTTCACTGCCTCAAACTGAAAAAACTTCTATTATCATTTATGATGTTACCGGAAGGATAATAAAAATTCTTGCAAATGAAACCATGAGTGCGGGCATTCATCAAATCCAATGGAATGCAATTGATGAAAATGGAAATGAAGCAAGCGATGGAATTTATTTTTTGAAAATGCAGACAGTGAATGAGAGTGAAACGATTCGTTTGTCGGTGATGAAATAA
- a CDS encoding response regulator transcription factor, protein MNIKVALFEDNDRLRKGLQLLIDGSKGFRCVGAFPNCSNLIENIRELNPDVVLMDIQMPGISGIDGVRMIKENFPEIKILMQTIFEEDEKIFASICNGAEGYILKNTPPALLLQSLRELYDGGAEILEAIREIHEGGSPMTPSVANRVLKMVKNKSIELYPDSFDLTRRETEILSGLVKGMSYKMISDACTISMDTVSMHIKNIYRKLQVHSKSEAVVKAIRGKIV, encoded by the coding sequence ATGAACATTAAGGTCGCCCTTTTCGAAGATAATGATCGGTTACGTAAAGGACTTCAGCTATTGATTGACGGATCAAAGGGATTTAGGTGCGTAGGTGCATTTCCAAATTGCAGTAATCTTATTGAAAACATACGTGAATTAAATCCTGACGTGGTACTGATGGATATCCAGATGCCGGGAATCAGCGGCATTGATGGTGTAAGGATGATCAAAGAAAATTTTCCAGAGATAAAAATATTGATGCAAACGATTTTCGAAGAAGATGAAAAAATATTTGCTTCTATATGCAATGGCGCCGAGGGCTATATTTTGAAAAATACCCCACCGGCTTTGTTGCTCCAATCCCTTCGGGAACTCTATGATGGCGGCGCGGAAATTCTGGAGGCAATAAGAGAAATTCATGAAGGCGGAAGCCCCATGACACCATCCGTTGCTAACCGTGTTTTGAAGATGGTAAAAAATAAATCTATTGAATTATATCCTGATTCATTCGATCTCACCAGGCGTGAGACAGAGATTTTATCGGGTCTTGTGAAAGGCATGAGCTACAAAATGATTTCCGATGCCTGCACCATTAGCATGGACACAGTTAGCATGCATATAAAAAATATATACAGGAAACTGCAGGTGCATTCAAAATCAGAGGCAGTAGTGAAGGCGATCAGAGGTAAAATTGTATAA
- a CDS encoding carbohydrate binding family 9 domain-containing protein, which yields MKLKIFCSLLILNVTVHKTAYCQQQPYHPLRITNAITLDGKLDDPAWNRADVENDFMQTDPNPGADPSEKTEMRILYNDEYMYVGFRCYESEPDKIIRLGLERDFSLGSDDGTSFLIDTYHDKSSAVVFATNTLDARWDTQISNDALTENDSYNTFWDVASHIDSLGYTTVYRIPFSSLRFESASIVTMGFRVARYVKRKSELTTFPKLDPKTQNGWINVSYARDMVLYNLKSRKPFYITPYIIANYSEENQLNETGTGYTKNSELITQKNFVDNKAFDKILSNIGVDVKYGLSKNFTLDLSLNTDFAQAEVDDRIINLSRFEVNLPEKRSFFLESAHYLSYGFPSGNELFISRTIGNENGVIVPIIAGARVTGKSNGWQIGMLDMQTKGIGAEAVAPHNFFVFRTRKDIDSLGSFIGGIFTNRINTDSSHLSNQIIGLDFVKRLNQQLAIEGGIASTLINFNFHPRTDIYYQAGIFKNVNEGFNFAAYFDVVGKNFYPVTGYLDENNYASFTGNLGYQYTAKPQSLAEYWYINMHNSYRLKLSSGSREILSTNIFPGITFKNGADINFSLFEYTIDSLSYNWFLNDRNAIAAGVYKMFNNTINLSSPQQSKYNADVTMTYGGFYGGKRFYFSPNIRYSFNKHFNVGITYEYNHILFKKYLYDAVHTTFESNLVRLNIAYLISIKFSLKVYTQYDDLSHSLSSNLRFRYNPEEGTDLFLVINQGLNTARNRLDPHLPIVNSQAITIKFLKTFGI from the coding sequence ATGAAGCTGAAAATTTTTTGTTCCCTATTAATCCTTAATGTCACGGTACACAAAACTGCTTACTGTCAGCAGCAGCCTTATCATCCTCTGCGAATCACAAATGCTATTACGCTGGATGGAAAATTAGATGACCCCGCCTGGAATCGCGCTGATGTGGAAAATGATTTCATGCAGACAGATCCAAACCCCGGTGCAGATCCCTCTGAAAAAACCGAAATGCGTATCTTGTATAATGATGAATACATGTATGTGGGTTTCCGTTGCTATGAAAGTGAGCCCGACAAAATCATCCGGTTAGGATTGGAGCGGGATTTTTCTCTGGGAAGTGATGATGGAACTTCCTTTCTTATAGATACTTACCACGATAAAAGTTCGGCAGTGGTTTTTGCTACTAATACACTAGATGCAAGATGGGATACACAAATTTCCAATGATGCCCTTACCGAAAATGATTCCTATAACACTTTCTGGGATGTCGCTTCACATATTGATTCACTGGGTTATACGACTGTATACCGGATTCCTTTTTCATCGTTGCGGTTTGAATCAGCATCAATTGTAACCATGGGCTTTCGTGTAGCCCGCTATGTAAAGCGTAAAAGCGAATTAACCACTTTTCCAAAGCTTGATCCTAAAACTCAAAATGGATGGATCAATGTTTCCTATGCAAGGGATATGGTGTTATATAACCTGAAAAGCAGGAAGCCATTCTATATCACCCCTTATATTATTGCTAATTATTCCGAAGAAAACCAGCTGAACGAAACAGGGACCGGCTATACTAAAAATTCTGAGCTGATTACACAGAAAAACTTTGTAGACAATAAAGCATTCGATAAAATTTTAAGTAATATAGGAGTAGATGTCAAGTATGGATTAAGCAAAAATTTTACCCTCGATCTTTCACTTAATACTGATTTTGCACAGGCTGAAGTGGATGACCGTATTATTAATTTAAGCAGGTTCGAAGTAAATCTGCCTGAGAAAAGAAGTTTTTTTCTCGAGTCAGCGCATTACCTGAGCTATGGTTTTCCTTCGGGAAATGAGCTTTTCATATCACGAACCATTGGAAATGAAAATGGTGTGATCGTTCCTATTATTGCAGGTGCAAGGGTTACCGGAAAAAGCAATGGATGGCAGATAGGAATGCTGGATATGCAGACAAAAGGAATTGGGGCTGAAGCTGTTGCCCCGCATAATTTTTTTGTCTTCAGAACCAGGAAGGATATTGATTCGCTGGGAAGCTTTATAGGCGGCATCTTTACTAATAGAATCAATACAGATTCAAGCCATTTATCGAACCAAATAATAGGGTTAGACTTTGTTAAAAGATTAAATCAGCAATTGGCAATTGAAGGCGGAATAGCAAGCACATTAATAAATTTTAATTTTCATCCGCGCACAGATATTTATTACCAGGCAGGCATATTTAAGAATGTTAATGAGGGGTTTAATTTTGCGGCTTATTTTGATGTGGTCGGGAAAAACTTCTATCCGGTTACAGGGTATCTGGATGAAAATAACTATGCTTCATTCACCGGAAACCTGGGATATCAATATACCGCTAAGCCGCAGAGCCTTGCTGAATACTGGTATATTAACATGCACAATAGTTACCGGCTGAAGCTCTCTTCAGGAAGCCGTGAAATACTATCTACCAATATTTTTCCGGGAATAACATTTAAGAATGGGGCAGATATCAATTTTTCTTTGTTTGAATATACCATTGACTCGCTTTCCTATAATTGGTTTTTGAATGATCGGAATGCAATTGCTGCCGGGGTTTATAAAATGTTTAATAATACCATTAACCTTAGTTCTCCACAACAATCGAAATATAATGCAGATGTAACAATGACTTATGGTGGCTTTTATGGTGGTAAACGATTTTATTTTTCACCCAACATTCGCTATTCCTTCAATAAGCATTTCAATGTAGGAATAACATACGAATACAATCACATTCTATTTAAAAAATACTTATATGATGCGGTGCATACTACTTTTGAAAGCAATTTAGTCCGGTTAAACATTGCATATCTGATCTCAATAAAATTCTCCTTAAAAGTTTATACACAGTACGATGATCTTAGCCATTCCCTAAGCAGTAATCTTCGCTTTCGCTACAATCCTGAAGAAGGTACGGATCTCTTCCTCGTGATTAACCAGGGATTAAATACTGCACGGAATCGTTTAGATCCCCATTTGCCCATTGTAAATTCTCAGGCAATAACCATTAAGTTTTTGAAGACGTTTGGTATTTAA
- the ssb gene encoding single-stranded DNA-binding protein, with protein MNTMKNKVQLIGNLGINPEIRTTEAGKKWMRLSLATSENYRNAKGEKMVDTQWHNLVLWGKVAEIAEKYLDKGSEVAIEGKLISRSYLDKAGTKKYVTEVEVQELLMLGRKNGKTSE; from the coding sequence ATGAACACAATGAAAAACAAAGTGCAGTTAATTGGAAACCTGGGAATAAATCCTGAAATACGTACTACAGAAGCCGGTAAAAAATGGATGCGACTTTCTCTCGCCACCAGTGAAAACTATCGAAATGCAAAAGGTGAAAAAATGGTAGACACGCAGTGGCACAACCTGGTGTTATGGGGCAAAGTGGCTGAGATTGCAGAAAAATACCTCGATAAGGGGAGCGAAGTGGCTATAGAAGGTAAATTAATCAGCCGCAGCTATCTTGACAAAGCCGGAACAAAAAAATATGTGACCGAAGTGGAAGTGCAGGAACTATTGATGCTTGGAAGGAAGAATGGCAAAACTTCTGAATAA
- a CDS encoding D-tyrosyl-tRNA(Tyr) deacylase: protein MRILIQRVKQASVLIDGKIHSQIEAGLLVFLGIAENDKDEDILWLTNKTINLRIFDDENGIMNLSVKELNKEILVVSQFTLHASTKKGNRPSYIRAATTVIAIPLYEKFLNQLEHDFGKKISTGVFGAMMLVELVNDGPVTIWMDSKNKE, encoded by the coding sequence ATGCGCATACTCATCCAGAGGGTAAAACAAGCTTCTGTATTAATTGACGGGAAAATTCATTCACAAATCGAAGCCGGCTTATTGGTTTTCTTGGGTATAGCAGAAAATGATAAAGATGAAGATATTTTGTGGCTTACGAACAAAACCATTAATCTCAGGATTTTTGATGATGAGAATGGGATTATGAATTTGTCTGTAAAGGAATTGAATAAAGAAATATTAGTCGTGAGCCAGTTCACGCTGCATGCCTCCACGAAAAAAGGCAATCGGCCATCATATATTCGTGCCGCAACCACAGTGATTGCCATCCCTCTCTACGAAAAATTTTTGAATCAGCTGGAGCATGATTTTGGTAAAAAAATAAGTACAGGGGTATTTGGAGCGATGATGTTAGTGGAGCTCGTAAATGATGGGCCTGTAACCATTTGGATGGATTCAAAGAATAAAGAATGA
- the lptB gene encoding LPS export ABC transporter ATP-binding protein yields MLLRTENLVKIYRGRHVVDHVSVQVQQGEIVGLLGPNGAGKTTTFYMTVGLVRPDEGKIFLNDMDITRLPMYKRSKKGIGYLPQEASIFRKLSVEDNISAVLEMTKLSRKEQKMKLESLLEEFGLAHVRKNRGDLLSGGERRRTEIARALSVDPKFILLDEPFAGIDPIAVEDIQSIVSKLKFRNIGILITDHNVQETLSITDRAYLLFEGKILKQGTAEELAADEQVRKVYLGKNFELRKKTVLNEPLLQ; encoded by the coding sequence ATGCTCCTTCGAACAGAAAATCTTGTTAAAATTTACCGTGGTCGCCATGTGGTGGATCATGTTTCTGTACAAGTGCAGCAAGGTGAAATTGTGGGCTTACTGGGTCCAAATGGTGCGGGGAAAACAACCACCTTTTATATGACAGTTGGTCTTGTGAGGCCGGATGAGGGTAAGATTTTTCTAAACGATATGGACATTACACGTCTGCCCATGTACAAAAGATCGAAAAAAGGTATTGGCTATCTTCCCCAGGAGGCAAGCATATTCCGCAAATTAAGTGTCGAGGATAATATTTCGGCGGTTCTTGAAATGACAAAACTTTCAAGAAAAGAACAAAAAATGAAATTGGAATCATTGCTGGAGGAATTCGGATTAGCCCACGTAAGAAAAAACCGTGGCGATCTGCTATCGGGAGGCGAACGAAGAAGGACTGAGATCGCACGTGCCTTGTCGGTAGATCCAAAATTTATTTTACTGGATGAGCCTTTTGCCGGTATTGATCCTATTGCCGTTGAAGATATCCAAAGTATTGTTTCAAAATTGAAATTCAGAAATATTGGTATCCTGATTACAGATCACAATGTTCAGGAAACGCTATCTATAACGGACCGTGCGTATCTATTGTTTGAGGGAAAGATACTAAAACAGGGTACTGCAGAGGAATTAGCAGCGGATGAGCAGGTTAGAAAAGTATACCTCGGTAAAAATTTTGAGCTAAGAAAAAAGACCGTCCTTAACGAGCCTTTATTACAATAA